The genomic region GGATCAACAGCCCCCAAGTCAGAGGCTCCATTCTCCAGAGAGGTGAAGTCGAGGGTCGCTTGGAGAGAGTAATAGAGCATATCATTGAAGCCTCATCAGGAGGTTCTCTGATTTGCTGGCAAAACAAGACATACCCTACAAGGAATGAAGGAAAGACAGTTTGCAAGTGTAAGTATATTGGATAATTGCTGGTTAAGTCAGAGATGTACATTATAATATGTGCTATGTTGAATACAGCAGCTTCCTGTCATCTAAAAGCAGTAAGAAAAATACTTTTACCAGCTGAAGTGTAGAGGGAACCTTTTATACAGTTTACATCTGTAGATTATTCTGGTTATACAAGTCAACTTCAAAGAGAATTCTATAAATGTATTTACATTTGACATGTGGAAAATATAGTGGAGAAAAGCAGTATCGAGAAACATCGCACTTTTAcactgaatcacacacacacacacacacacacacacacacacacacacacacacacacacacacacacacacacacacacacacacacacacacacacacacacacacacacacacacacacacacacacacacacacacacacatacagtaggctcACTGTAACTTTAAACAAAACTTTATTTATTGTCATAAACTAACTAACAACATAAACTAACATTGACATGCTTTTTTTATTCCATACATATTTGAGCCCTTTGAAACATAATAAAAGTACTTTACAAGTCGCTGTGATCTCCAGCCATGTTTCAACATTGATTAAATAGAACACGACTACTTAGTGAACAACAGAACACACCCTATCTCCAGAACTTTTTACAAGTTTGTAACTAAATACATTTGTTGCTTAATGGATGTTGGTGTGTCATTCTGTGGTCATGATTAAGGAAGAGTAGTGCAGGCTGAGGTTGAGGCCCAGACTAGGACGGAAGGCTGGGGGCATGGCAGTTTAACAAGATCCCCTGGAGTGAAGAAGTGTTCTCCATCATTTGGCTGTTCCATCCCGCTGCGGGAGACTTATGAGCTGACACCTCAATGGGGACGTGGCTTAATGCAAGACGGTATATGGGTTAAGACCCAGCTTCAGTTCCTCCTTCAATCACAGCTAAAATGGTTCATTCTTTATGGAGTTCCACACAGTCAAGAGTTATTCCTACTACAGATATATAGGCATTACTGACATACCTGGCTGTGGAAGAATCATGTACCCATATGATGTTGTCCACCTTGTCTCAAATCAAAAAAGTATGGCGTTGCCATGGTGGTCTTTGAGGAGTATTATTCAATCAGAGGAACCGTCCAAAGAGTATTAGCATTACTTTCATATCTCTCTCACTAGAAGGATTTTTACTGGGATATTTGTACATTTTTCTGGACTGATAAATTACGGCAAAAACAATGAGACTACGAAGACACAAGTGGCTGAGCTTATTTAAGAGCATATACATGATGTAAAGTGTGAACTTTAAACCCAGATGACCTTTGACGGTGGGGGCCAGCCTAAGATTATGTTCTCTATGCTCGCCACAGCAGACCCAGGAGAGGGGCTGGACAGAAGTGATTCACAGCTGTGCACATGCCCACAGGGAGAGCAAGAGTGTAGTCACTCATCTTAAACCTTGCAAGCAAAGGTAAAGTCAGTTATTCATTGTGAAGTTGTGAGGTTTAGTACAGTAAGTGCTTGTAGAGTACAGGCTGTATAATATCATATTTTTTCATCAATACTCAACTGTATAACACTATAGAGTAGATGTGTAAAACTAATGTAAAAAAAAGGCGAGGTCAGGGTTGTTGACAATTAATCGTTGTTTGTGATTATATTTTCAATAGTTTTAATGATCCCTACTTACTTCAAATACACATCTTCGGTTTATGTTTTAATCGCATTATAACAGTTTTCTAAAAAACTAGAGGCAGTATGGCGAGTCCAGAGTAAAATCAGTCCATTATATTGTACTCATACACCCTAAGTAGTTTACAGACCAGCAGCTGAAGTATTTCACTTCATGAGGCAGTGCACTTGGAGTGCCAGGATTGCACTCAAGCTTTACAGGACATTTTCTTCTCAATTTAATAAGACTTCCTGGTTGTATTTATTGTGATGGCTTTTGAAGTAGAGGCATAATATGACAAAAAATAGCTCTAAAACCTCATGATATTCCACACGCACTGAGCATTTAGAGGGATCCGTTTAGTCGAAGATTACAGAGAATTGGCAAATAAAATGTTTTCCCCACTTATGAAGACTATTTAATAAAACGTGACTTTAAATCAGGAGTAAACTCAAAACTTGACTCAACCAGTAAAGATGTGTGACGAGGTGTTTGTTTGGAGTTTGAGGCTCATATCCTATGTGGGGAATACATGTTGAGCACATCAAAGTTTCCTAGTGTTTTACTCAACTTAGTTTCATAGCATTAATTATCGCTCACACACTCACCTGTGATAGAGAGCATTCAGTACACAGTATATAAAAATTACCAACGGCCCATGTAAGACATTCAAATTATATTTAGGAAAGGGATGAAAAAAACAACAGTTGATCTGTGATTCACACACACCACAGTTAAAGAAGACTATACTgcatttttttaactaggcaagtcagttaagaacaaattcttattttcaatgacaggctaggaacagtgggctaactgcctgttcaggggcagaacaacagattgtcAGCTcatggatttgaacttgcaaccttccagttactagcccaacgctctaaccactaggctaccctgcctccctgttgttgtatgtttgcatgtgtttCAACAGGGTGTCTTGTTCCCAGAGCGAACACCTTCCTCAACCATGTTTGCACTGGATGTTATTCTAATGTTAGCTGAATGCACAGGACTCAGTGGAGCACACAGGGAAGAGCAGGGGCTTGGCTAATTTGCTTGGCACTCAGTGAGGACACAGTGATGGAATGTGAATGTCAGCAGCCTCTTATTTACACACTATATAAAACCAACTGGTAATTAAGATCGCCGTCCTCCCGCGCACAAGTGTAATTGACTGTTTCAAAGGACCACCACTTCATAATCTCGCAGTGTATTAAAATGACCCTCTCCATATTGCCCCATATCCCACCCTCCGTTTCAGGACAGGGGTCACCACCACTGGCTGAGACACATAAGACTTCTTTATGAGGGCATTAACATTTTGACGTATTCATAATGGGTAAGTGCAGTAAGACGGACCTCGGCTTGGCGAGACCTTGTGCCACTGATGAAGGTGTGTGGATTTTTAGCTGTGCAATGAATTTTGTTGAGGAATACAACTTGAGTATTGAGTATTAAGTCTAATGGGGATCTGTAGGAGCAAAACGATAATGATCGTTTTTTTTGTGGAGTCTGTAGGGGTAACTGGCTGAAAAGCCATTCTATTTCCGTTTGTATTTTCCAGGGTTTTGTAGTTATACAAATTGGAAATAGACATTTGACAGCTTCTTCTAGCATCTATTTCAAAGTGATCATCCCAATCGTAATTATCCACGGTTACAGTATAAGTGCGGTGTTGAAAGACCAGTTTTCTATTCTCTATTTACAACACTACTCTCTACACCTGCCACACCTATTGAAATAAAATATCCACTTGTTAATCTTGACCGGTGAGGCCCGTGAGCAATATATGTTGTCATCTGTATCGCCCTAACATGTGTCCATATGGTCTCTACTGCTTCCTAACAGGAGGGACATAAACTTAATGAGAAGCTCATTTGCATTTGTTAATTTGGGTTAATGTGCAGTAATTGATTCTTATTTAATACTTGTGTATTCCAATTAGCCCAAGTTATAGTTGCCCAGTGTTAGTGCTACTGCTGGAAACAAGTGGCGTTTCCTTCATTACATTCCCCCTGAGGCACTGCCAGATTGGTTGTAGAGTAATTAAGAGTTAATTAGCTTGTAAACAATTAGGCAAAGCAATTTTCTTGCTACCTTTGTTTTTCTGTTTCAGTGCGTCGTATTGCAACGTATACTGCTGACTATCCTTTCAAACACACTTCTCAAGTGTATGACAATAGAGCTAAAAACAAGCCAGGTACTGAACAGTTGGCTACTTTTAATATACAGAACTGTAGGTCAATAACAAACAGCATGGATTCATAAATAAATATGGTGAAATCCATAAATAGACCCAATAATAAATACATACAAGAAACCACTTAAAATCATTTAACAATGTCTTCTTGCCTTAAGTGTTTTCAAATCTTAATAACAGAATATTTGACAGTTTGAACAAGTTTGATAGTGTGAACTTAATGTAATGATCAATAACTTAATGAAATCAACTCCAGTACTTCTTTACAACGGCATAGTTTCACTTTAATCCATTTTGCGTTTCTTTGGGAGTCTCAACCTGGCGGAGCACAGGAACGGCTCTATTTTAGCAATCTGGGCTCTGATGTTGGATTGCTGTGACTCTTCGTCGTCCTGTGAGCTGGGTGGGAAAGCCTCAGAAGCAGTCCCTCTGCAGAAGCTGGggtgacaaggagaggagactgtCCTGGGGAGGTCCTGCCACAACCTGCTGCTgttggagagacatggagaggaaacGGTCCTGGGGTAGTCCTGCCACAACCTGCTGCTGCTCATAGAGGAAGGAGTCGTGATGATGGGCAAAGCAGAGCTGACTGGGATGTGATCTCTGCTTTCCTGTAGAAATTAACACAATAGCCTATAGTTCATCACTGTGAAAATGTACAGGCACACCAGCGACCCTCTCATATGCTAGCAAAATAAATGAAACAATCTTATAATCAGGTGAATGGTAAGGAGAAGTAATCaacatttttaaaattaattGATTTGGTAGATAGTCTTCCATTATTTTGACATCTTACACAGCATATTAGATAAAAAGGTAACTTCAAACACATTTTCGCTAATAGCAGCTGTTCAGCTGGTTAAAACAAAAGCTAACCATGTGTTGGCAAAAACTgttacgccctgaccttagagagcctttttatttctctatttggttaggtcgggtgtgatttgggtgggaattctagtttttctatttctttgttggccgggtatggttcccaatcagaggcagctgtctatcgttgtctctgattggggatcatacttaggcagcctgttttcccaccttAGATTGCgggatcttgtttttgcacaGTTGCTGTATAGCCCTGCAGAactttactttcggttttgtatatTGTTGTTTTGTCGGAGTTCAGTAataaaatatcatgaacactttccacactaCGCTTTGGTCTCATTCATCTAACGACGGACGTAACAAAAATGTATTAAGGTTTCTATTCAATCTGTTGCacaatagaaatgtaaaggttCTTCCACGATACGGATTGAATAGTCAAGCAAGTTTACCAGCAGTCAACGGCACTTATCACAACTGGTACTCATGGGTGCTTTTTAAAATTTGTCAGATACTCCAGGGAGTGTAATTAGTGTAATTTATACAATTTAGGAGTTGAGAAAAAGTTAACATCATTAGAAATAAGATATTCTCCTATTTTCTTCTGTAGGTATGTAATTCAAAATGTGTTTATTCTGTTGTTGctagttttttatatatatatatttatttttttgcagatCCCTTGCAGTACCCCAGGTTAAAAACACCCTTGCCCTATACTATTCCACTGCTGCTATCTTTCACCTTTGTGCCTTGTTTATAATACAATGTTACGAGCCATCTGGCCTTAAATAATAGATCAAATTTGTTGCAATTGTCCCCTTACTGTATTGAGGGTCTTTCCCATTTTACATTAGACATGTTTGGTTATTTTCCTCTCAATTTACAGCACCTGGCTCTGATAAACAGCAGACTGACACGATGCGATGATTGTGATGAGAGAGTAAGTGAGTGAGGAGAAGTAGCAAAGTATCATTAGGTGGCCTATTCCCACAGCCAATCCATTCTCTATCTAGCTATGTCAGTTTTACATGTTGAACAACCCACTCCTCAACAGAAGCATCTCTGTGAACCTCAACTCAGAGGCTTggatacaaaataaaaataaagttttACAGGAAACGATCTGCAATAGTTTGAACTGTTTTCTGCCACAGATATGCCTGAGGGTTCCCTATAAACATACGAGGAAGAGTTGATTCAGCATCGCAGACATTCCCAAGCATGGTTGATCCCGTCTACCAATCTATTCCTTCAGAGTCGAGATAaggtgaacaaaaatataaaagctacatgcaacaatttctaagattttaaatgagttacagttcatataaggaaatcagtcaatggaAATAAATTATTTTtgggtttcacatgactgggcaggggctccGCCATGGGTGGGTCTGGGAGGGCATATGACTACCCACTTGGAaaccaggtccacccactggggagccaggcccagccaatcagaatttgttttcccccacaaaagggctttattacagacagaaatactcctcagcaccccctcCGCCCTCAGATGAATCAAGCAAGTGAAgaagcctgatgtggaggtcTTGAGGTGGCGTGATTACATGTgggctgcggttgtgaggccggttggacatactgccaaattctctagaaAGACGATGGAGgcaacttatggtagagaaattaacattaaattctctggcaacggctctggtggacattcctgcagtcagcatgccaattgcacgctccctcaaaacttgagacatctgtggaaaagtgtgacaaaactgcacattttagagtggtcttttattgtccccagcacaaagtgcacctttgtaatgatcatgctgtttaatcagcttcttgatttgctacacctgtcaggtggatggattatcttggcaaattaTAAATTCTTACTAAAAGAGATGTAAAAACAATTGTacacaacatttttgagaaataagatttttgtgcatatggaacatttcttggatatttgatttcagctcataaaacatgggaccaacaatttacatgttgcgtttatatttttgttcagtatactttaAAATCTAAACTGTGTAGACACGATAATGGACCTATATTCATAGAGTTTATTGACTCTCCAGCTCACTAATAATCACTAAACAGTCAGGGAGCATCGCAAATTCATAAAACTATGGATAGAGGACTATTCTTTGTCATTTTTGAAGGCAAGGAAATATAACAACATTTCAGTGCGGCCCTCCGACGGTTGCTGAAGAACGAATGCTGCCTCCGGGAAAAGATTTGCTCGACAACACTGCTCTACGTGATGAATACACTGAGACTATCAACCTCATTCCACCCTTGCTGAAACGTTTTTGGAAATGGAAATAAACTTGAAGCACACTTTTTAACTTCATTGCTCTGCATAGCTGCGAGTTTAGCTCACTAGGGTTTTCCCCCCTGCTTCTTAGATACTGTATATCAACTCACTTTTTCTGCTGACATTTCATAAAAGGTCTCTCTAATGGTGTTCCATTCCCCTTGATGATCTCTCTTGTGGGACGTCAGGAGGCTGGGAGGGTTGTGCGAGTCTGCAGACCTAGTCATCATTGATGGATCTAAATGACAGAGGGAATAGAAGATATACTCAAGCCAATCTGAGACATTTTATAAAAATGCAGGTACGCCGATCTCAGGGAAGCAATCATGAAGCCACAAAACAAGAAAGATTATTTGAAAATACCACAATCTTTAAACTAGAGTACTCTAAATGATTGCCTCACTCACCTCTGGTGTTTTGCTTGCCCTTTAGAAAGATGGGTATTGTGAATGGAGAAGGAGGCTCTTGGAATCCAGAGGACAGTTTAGTTTTCAGGTCAGACACTGGGGATATCTGGCATGTCGGGGTTGTTTGACTAATTACGATGCTGTGCATGTTCCTGGAATGTAGGTCCCTCTTCTCTGAAATTAACTCAAATGATGATCGATATCTTTTGTTGCTTGCTAGAAATGAATAGTCAATGGTTTCAGATGTCTTCTCCTCAGTTTTCAGCAGGCAAGATTGTTTTGAATGATTGCTTTTGGGGGAGAGATCTGTCTCATCGCTTGGGGGTTTGGAGGTCGCTGGGTTGTTGTGCTTAACTTCAATATCTTTGTCATCGGCATGTTGTGGTCTCAACTTCTCCTCCACTGTAGAGTTACAGCAGTGGCCTTCATGAACCCTCTCAGACTGTGGTGAGTCCATAGCCACTGGACATGGTTGGGACTGTGATCCAACAGGTCCGTCAACATCCACAAAAACATCTGAAGAAGGTTGTTCAGGATCTCCATGGGTTCCAGCATCAGGGCTCACATTGAGATCTCCACTCTCTGGTAAGGTTTCCTGACAATTAGGATAAAGTGCATCCTCAGTTACTGGCACACAGTCTCTAGCTGGTTGTTTATGCTTGTCCTCAGGCTCGGTTCCAATATTACAGTCAGACTGAGCACATTCCTGTGCAACAACACCATGGGGATTGATTTGCTGTGGCAGGTTCAGGGgctgtgatggaagacaagatgTGCCGATTGTCTCTTGTTCTGTCGGATTCTcaatgtgtgtgttgctgtgttgttGGGCTGAGGCTGGTAATGAGCTGCTAGGTGACTCTGAAAGGATGTTGACCTCATTGGCCTCTGGCGTGTGACATCTTATTTCATGGATTTCAATGACCTTCTGAAGGAGAAAGTTGCATGGATCTGACTGTGAGACTGCCAATGGGGTCACAGCTTGGACTGGGTCAATGTCCTGAAATGATGATGTGCTtttctgtctgcctctgtgtttATTAAATGTCTGGCTGGTTGTCATCTCTGGTGTATACACACTCTGTTCTTGCTCTCCATCCCTTGTTCCTCCAGCCACTGGGTCACTGTTTAGCGCACCATAAACAGAACTGTTCTCAAAGCCAGATAGCCGACTCATAGAGTCACCTTTGTCGCTCAGATGGACGTTGCTGGACGAGCAGACATTATTAATCAAACTGCAGAATGGATAATTGAAATCACTGGAGCTACGTTTGTTGTTTGAGTCAGTTGCCTGACCTTCTCCAATTCCGCAAATACTCAGCACATGGACCACGTCTGTGACCGTGGTCAGATCGTCTGCAGATCCAGACTGGAGCGAAGCCAACCCCTTCAGACTTCCTGCTGGTGGCTGGAGCACTGAGCTAGGCTTGTCTTCACCCTGACAGCTCTTTCCACCTCCCTCTACGTCTGTGGACCGATCTGGATTGGAACCATGGGTGGCCTGTACACTATCGATAACCTTACAGTGGGCTGTCTGTGGGGAGGCATCAATCACAGTCTCCGAACAACGGGAAGGACCGACTTCCCTGCTTTGGTCTGTGTAGGTAAATCACATAGTCAAACAACATCAATAATACATTTCCCAAAAATGTATTATTGATGTTCATTCATTGCAACTACATCAATATCACAATTAAATCTGCAATTAATTTTAAAACAATGGCAATCTATCATGCAATTGAAGTGGATCACTACATTACCTGACACATCTGTAACATCTAGATTATCCTGTGTAGATTCACTTTCCGCTGTTTGAGCCACTTCATCCACTACAACTGTGTCCACTCTAAAAACGTCCTTTGAGACATATTCATCCTTAGCGGATTGATCTCTGTTTTCAACCATTGGATTCTCATTGTCTTTAACATAGTCCTTCATTCCACTCTGTATCGGTGAATCAAAACAGACAACAAAGTGTTATTGAGTTATTCACGGTGTGAGGCTGAAATACTGCAATTAAACATAGGTCTTTCTGTTATTAATCAGCATTGTATGTCAGCATATATAGCTCCTATTTTGATTTGGGAAATGTTGCTGTCTCACCTCTAGTCCCTGTATGTGTTCTGCTTGCAGTATAGCTCGGGATGATAGCTCTGTGTGTTGCTCATGAAGGTGGCTATAAGCCTCCTTTACAGATCTCAGGTCTTGGTGCTC from Oncorhynchus masou masou isolate Uvic2021 chromosome 22, UVic_Omas_1.1, whole genome shotgun sequence harbors:
- the LOC135509098 gene encoding uncharacterized protein LOC135509098 isoform X2 — translated: MVKQAHEKLEQNVEDAMRLNKKLTSVNRKQESTIISLKQEVEELNNKLIKAKVTSVGRSEENCNLTVKEQNIQQLQHRLHVETEINKKLRDEHTTERNGKKEVMNCLQLAQQLLLTQTQAVSRVELELQAQREEYQALKREHEVIQEKIQEKEDRFTHLLEEYRHCRMIWENEKLTLQERIQSEHQDLRSVKEAYSHLHEQHTELSSRAILQAEHIQGLESGMKDYVKDNENPMVENRDQSAKDEYVSKDVFRVDTVVVDEVAQTAESESTQDNLDVTDVSDQSREVGPSRCSETVIDASPQTAHCKVIDSVQATHGSNPDRSTDVEGGGKSCQGEDKPSSVLQPPAGSLKGLASLQSGSADDLTTVTDVVHVLSICGIGEGQATDSNNKRSSSDFNYPFCSLINNVCSSSNVHLSDKGDSMSRLSGFENSSVYGALNSDPVAGGTRDGEQEQSVYTPEMTTSQTFNKHRGRQKSTSSFQDIDPVQAVTPLAVSQSDPCNFLLQKVIEIHEIRCHTPEANEVNILSESPSSSLPASAQQHSNTHIENPTEQETIGTSCLPSQPLNLPQQINPHGVVAQECAQSDCNIGTEPEDKHKQPARDCVPVTEDALYPNCQETLPESGDLNVSPDAGTHGDPEQPSSDVFVDVDGPVGSQSQPCPVAMDSPQSERVHEGHCCNSTVEEKLRPQHADDKDIEVKHNNPATSKPPSDETDLSPKSNHSKQSCLLKTEEKTSETIDYSFLASNKRYRSSFELISEKRDLHSRNMHSIVISQTTPTCQISPVSDLKTKLSSGFQEPPSPFTIPIFLKGKQNTRDPSMMTRSADSHNPPSLLTSHKRDHQGEWNTIRETFYEMSAEKESRDHIPVSSALPIITTPSSMSSSRLWQDYPRTVSSPCLSNSSRLWQDLPRTVSSPCHPSFCRGTASEAFPPSSQDDEESQQSNIRAQIAKIEPFLCSARLRLPKKRKMD
- the LOC135509098 gene encoding uncharacterized protein LOC135509098 isoform X4, producing MEVMNCLQLAQQLLLTQTQAVSRVELELQAQREEYQALKREHEVIQEKIQEKEDRFTHLLEEYRHCRMIWENEKLTLQERIQSEHQDLRSVKEAYSHLHEQHTELSSRAILQAEHIQGLESGMKDYVKDNENPMVENRDQSAKDEYVSKDVFRVDTVVVDEVAQTAESESTQDNLDVTDVSDQSREVGPSRCSETVIDASPQTAHCKVIDSVQATHGSNPDRSTDVEGGGKSCQGEDKPSSVLQPPAGSLKGLASLQSGSADDLTTVTDVVHVLSICGIGEGQATDSNNKRSSSDFNYPFCSLINNVCSSSNVHLSDKGDSMSRLSGFENSSVYGALNSDPVAGGTRDGEQEQSVYTPEMTTSQTFNKHRGRQKSTSSFQDIDPVQAVTPLAVSQSDPCNFLLQKVIEIHEIRCHTPEANEVNILSESPSSSLPASAQQHSNTHIENPTEQETIGTSCLPSQPLNLPQQINPHGVVAQECAQSDCNIGTEPEDKHKQPARDCVPVTEDALYPNCQETLPESGDLNVSPDAGTHGDPEQPSSDVFVDVDGPVGSQSQPCPVAMDSPQSERVHEGHCCNSTVEEKLRPQHADDKDIEVKHNNPATSKPPSDETDLSPKSNHSKQSCLLKTEEKTSETIDYSFLASNKRYRSSFELISEKRDLHSRNMHSIVISQTTPTCQISPVSDLKTKLSSGFQEPPSPFTIPIFLKGKQNTRDPSMMTRSADSHNPPSLLTSHKRDHQGEWNTIRETFYEMSAEKESRDHIPVSSALPIITTPSSMSSSRLWQDYPRTVSSPCLSNSSRLWQDLPRTVSSPCHPSFCRGTASEAFPPSSQDDEESQQSNIRAQIAKIEPFLCSARLRLPKKRKMD
- the LOC135509098 gene encoding uncharacterized protein LOC135509098 isoform X3, which produces MEVEELNNKLIKAKVTSVGRSEENCNLTVKEQNIQQLQHRLHVETEINKKLRDEHTTERNGKKEVMNCLQLAQQLLLTQTQAVSRVELELQAQREEYQALKREHEVIQEKIQEKEDRFTHLLEEYRHCRMIWENEKLTLQERIQSEHQDLRSVKEAYSHLHEQHTELSSRAILQAEHIQGLESGMKDYVKDNENPMVENRDQSAKDEYVSKDVFRVDTVVVDEVAQTAESESTQDNLDVTDVSDQSREVGPSRCSETVIDASPQTAHCKVIDSVQATHGSNPDRSTDVEGGGKSCQGEDKPSSVLQPPAGSLKGLASLQSGSADDLTTVTDVVHVLSICGIGEGQATDSNNKRSSSDFNYPFCSLINNVCSSSNVHLSDKGDSMSRLSGFENSSVYGALNSDPVAGGTRDGEQEQSVYTPEMTTSQTFNKHRGRQKSTSSFQDIDPVQAVTPLAVSQSDPCNFLLQKVIEIHEIRCHTPEANEVNILSESPSSSLPASAQQHSNTHIENPTEQETIGTSCLPSQPLNLPQQINPHGVVAQECAQSDCNIGTEPEDKHKQPARDCVPVTEDALYPNCQETLPESGDLNVSPDAGTHGDPEQPSSDVFVDVDGPVGSQSQPCPVAMDSPQSERVHEGHCCNSTVEEKLRPQHADDKDIEVKHNNPATSKPPSDETDLSPKSNHSKQSCLLKTEEKTSETIDYSFLASNKRYRSSFELISEKRDLHSRNMHSIVISQTTPTCQISPVSDLKTKLSSGFQEPPSPFTIPIFLKGKQNTRDPSMMTRSADSHNPPSLLTSHKRDHQGEWNTIRETFYEMSAEKESRDHIPVSSALPIITTPSSMSSSRLWQDYPRTVSSPCLSNSSRLWQDLPRTVSSPCHPSFCRGTASEAFPPSSQDDEESQQSNIRAQIAKIEPFLCSARLRLPKKRKMD
- the LOC135509098 gene encoding uncharacterized protein LOC135509098 isoform X1, whose amino-acid sequence is MNLVQQASICGLLIPLTVEDAMRLNKKLTSVNRKQESTIISLKQEVEELNNKLIKAKVTSVGRSEENCNLTVKEQNIQQLQHRLHVETEINKKLRDEHTTERNGKKEVMNCLQLAQQLLLTQTQAVSRVELELQAQREEYQALKREHEVIQEKIQEKEDRFTHLLEEYRHCRMIWENEKLTLQERIQSEHQDLRSVKEAYSHLHEQHTELSSRAILQAEHIQGLESGMKDYVKDNENPMVENRDQSAKDEYVSKDVFRVDTVVVDEVAQTAESESTQDNLDVTDVSDQSREVGPSRCSETVIDASPQTAHCKVIDSVQATHGSNPDRSTDVEGGGKSCQGEDKPSSVLQPPAGSLKGLASLQSGSADDLTTVTDVVHVLSICGIGEGQATDSNNKRSSSDFNYPFCSLINNVCSSSNVHLSDKGDSMSRLSGFENSSVYGALNSDPVAGGTRDGEQEQSVYTPEMTTSQTFNKHRGRQKSTSSFQDIDPVQAVTPLAVSQSDPCNFLLQKVIEIHEIRCHTPEANEVNILSESPSSSLPASAQQHSNTHIENPTEQETIGTSCLPSQPLNLPQQINPHGVVAQECAQSDCNIGTEPEDKHKQPARDCVPVTEDALYPNCQETLPESGDLNVSPDAGTHGDPEQPSSDVFVDVDGPVGSQSQPCPVAMDSPQSERVHEGHCCNSTVEEKLRPQHADDKDIEVKHNNPATSKPPSDETDLSPKSNHSKQSCLLKTEEKTSETIDYSFLASNKRYRSSFELISEKRDLHSRNMHSIVISQTTPTCQISPVSDLKTKLSSGFQEPPSPFTIPIFLKGKQNTRDPSMMTRSADSHNPPSLLTSHKRDHQGEWNTIRETFYEMSAEKESRDHIPVSSALPIITTPSSMSSSRLWQDYPRTVSSPCLSNSSRLWQDLPRTVSSPCHPSFCRGTASEAFPPSSQDDEESQQSNIRAQIAKIEPFLCSARLRLPKKRKMD